TGCCTATCGGTCATGTATCCTATCCCCACGATCATCTACACATACATTGCCGTCTACCTCCCCAACTGTCTAAACAGCATGAAATCTATTTTTCTCGCATGTCTCCTACTTCTCATCAGTAGCTCTTCCATTGCAGACTCGTCGAAGTTTACATCCGTCACAAAGGAAGCAGGCATCCACTTCAAACACTATAACGGAACGAGCGGACAACTGTATTTCATCGAACCCCTCGGCGGAGGCGCAGCATTTCTGGACTACAACAAAGACGGATTCCAAGACATCTATCTCGTCAACGGCGCAGTCCTACCGTCTCTCGCAGAGAAGCAATCAGATTGGGATGAACCACCGCGAAACGCGCTCTATCGCAACAACGGTGACGGCACATTCACCGATGTTTCAGCGGCAGCAAGGGTCGCCGATACAGGATACGGCATGGGATGTGTGGTTGGAGACTACAACAATGATGGGTTTTCCGACCTGTACGTGACCAACTTCGGGGCAAACATCTTTTTCCACAACAATGGCGACGGAACTTTTACCGATGTCACAACGCGGACAGGCACCGGGGACACGCGCTGGGGGGCAAGCTGCGCCTTCGTCGATTACGAC
This genomic stretch from Candidatus Poribacteria bacterium harbors:
- a CDS encoding VCBS repeat-containing protein, translated to MKSIFLACLLLLISSSSIADSSKFTSVTKEAGIHFKHYNGTSGQLYFIEPLGGGAAFLDYNKDGFQDIYLVNGAVLPSLAEKQSDWDEPPRNALYRNNGDGTFTDVSAAARVADTGYGMGCVVGDYNNDGFSDLYVTNFGANIFFHNNGDGTFTDVTTRTGTGDTRWGASCAFVDYDNDSFLDTQSNPIRSV